Proteins encoded together in one Pelagicoccus albus window:
- a CDS encoding CNNM domain-containing protein — MYTYTVSELTACGLGAAVLLALNAIFVGAEFSLVKLRFTRFGSGQMKAARESENIAGLLEDMSASIKMLRLGISMFSIGAAFLILPLAYSFTTGMGWASGYELRVSIVFALIISVMAHFVLGELVPRAMALQHPVNTIRWSLPFVLLFRFLVRPLSAVLNFLSGIILKVFRLDPNLDLNLLDVEAQIRSLVNEGDELPALAESIVSNALELRKRVAHDIMIPRNQLQYIDLEDTSVENLDIARKSGHTRFPVCNGDLDDCVGIVHIKDVFRSGQEGLKIDWMKLKRPMITFSMDAPLEKVLQRFLKSRKHFALLKDDFGGTVGAVTMEDVLEELVGEIQDEFDREEKMVTESAEGIYQVDGLTALHDLADEIGIDIEAREVSTFGGYITYELGRMPRQGEQFRIKDLEIEVTQVDERRVLSASVQIVKEQEDDEESSSESKE; from the coding sequence GTGTACACCTATACAGTTTCGGAACTAACTGCCTGCGGACTTGGAGCCGCGGTTCTTTTGGCCTTAAATGCGATCTTCGTCGGAGCTGAGTTCAGCTTGGTGAAGCTTCGCTTTACCCGTTTCGGGTCCGGTCAAATGAAGGCAGCTCGCGAATCGGAGAACATTGCGGGATTGCTGGAGGACATGAGCGCTAGCATCAAGATGCTGCGTCTGGGGATATCGATGTTCTCAATCGGGGCCGCGTTTCTGATTCTGCCGCTGGCATACAGTTTCACCACGGGGATGGGCTGGGCCTCTGGCTATGAGCTACGGGTGTCGATCGTTTTTGCTCTGATCATTTCCGTCATGGCTCACTTCGTTCTCGGAGAGCTGGTTCCGCGAGCCATGGCCCTGCAGCATCCGGTCAATACGATCCGTTGGTCGCTGCCGTTCGTCCTCCTGTTCCGATTTCTCGTTCGGCCTCTTTCAGCCGTTCTCAATTTCTTGTCTGGAATCATCCTCAAAGTCTTCCGCTTGGACCCGAATTTGGATTTGAACCTACTGGATGTGGAAGCCCAGATCCGCTCTCTTGTGAACGAGGGCGATGAGCTTCCAGCTTTGGCGGAAAGCATTGTCAGCAACGCCCTCGAGCTCCGAAAGCGAGTGGCTCACGATATCATGATTCCTCGTAACCAGCTGCAGTATATCGATTTAGAGGATACTTCAGTTGAGAATCTAGATATTGCCAGAAAGTCTGGGCACACACGTTTCCCTGTGTGCAATGGGGACTTGGACGATTGTGTGGGCATCGTGCACATCAAGGACGTTTTCCGCAGCGGGCAGGAGGGGCTCAAGATCGATTGGATGAAGTTGAAGCGGCCAATGATCACCTTTTCCATGGATGCTCCCCTTGAAAAGGTATTGCAGCGTTTTCTAAAATCGCGAAAGCACTTCGCCCTCTTGAAGGACGACTTTGGCGGCACCGTGGGAGCGGTCACTATGGAAGACGTTCTGGAAGAGCTGGTAGGCGAGATTCAGGACGAGTTCGATCGTGAGGAAAAGATGGTGACCGAATCAGCGGAAGGCATTTATCAGGTCGATGGATTGACTGCGCTGCACGATTTGGCGGACGAGATCGGTATCGATATCGAGGCTCGAGAAGTTTCCACTTTTGGCGGGTATATCACTTACGAGCTCGGCCGTATGCCGAGGCAAGGCGAGCAATTCCGAATCAAGGATCTGGAGATCGAAGTCACCCAGGTCGATGAGCGACGCGTGCTCAGCGCTTCGGTGCAAATCGTAAAGGAGCAGGAGGATGATGAAGAATCCAGCTCCGAATCCAAGGAGTAG
- a CDS encoding L-threonylcarbamoyladenylate synthase, protein MANILQPTEENLRDLRKFLLFGGLVGVPTETVYGLAANALDAEACANIFQAKERPTNDPLICHVAGVESLEDICYPNPLALRLAERFWPGPLTFVLPKKAKVPAIVTAGLDSVAVRCSAHPDFKRLVEQCDFPIAAPSANPFAYISPTTAQHVQAGLGSKISFILDGGPCAFGVESTIIDVRDESAPRILRYGALPAEEIEAEIGRSIDKPAATDADESVQHLAPGALPKHYSPRTPLALRGGISSEEIEKLGPENAALLLAKPSFATGKNVYWLSKSGRLDEIASQLYSKLREIDESGYSSIIAEEAPELGLGLAINDRLRRASFQ, encoded by the coding sequence ATGGCGAACATACTCCAACCTACCGAGGAAAACTTACGCGACCTGCGTAAGTTTTTGCTTTTTGGGGGTCTCGTTGGAGTCCCCACCGAGACTGTATACGGCCTCGCTGCCAACGCCTTGGACGCTGAAGCCTGCGCCAACATCTTCCAAGCGAAGGAGCGCCCCACCAACGACCCACTCATCTGCCATGTGGCGGGAGTCGAGTCTTTGGAGGACATATGCTACCCGAATCCTCTCGCCCTACGTCTGGCGGAACGATTCTGGCCTGGGCCACTGACCTTCGTACTTCCCAAGAAAGCAAAGGTTCCGGCCATCGTCACCGCTGGATTGGACTCCGTAGCGGTCCGCTGCTCGGCCCACCCGGACTTCAAAAGGCTAGTCGAACAATGCGATTTCCCGATCGCAGCCCCGAGCGCCAACCCCTTTGCCTACATCAGCCCGACCACAGCTCAACATGTGCAGGCCGGATTAGGGTCAAAAATCAGCTTCATTCTGGACGGCGGCCCGTGCGCGTTTGGGGTGGAGTCCACCATCATCGACGTACGCGACGAATCCGCACCCCGCATCCTTCGCTACGGAGCCTTGCCCGCAGAGGAGATCGAAGCGGAGATTGGCAGATCAATCGATAAGCCAGCGGCAACCGATGCCGACGAATCCGTGCAGCACCTTGCGCCCGGAGCCTTGCCCAAACATTACAGCCCCCGAACTCCGCTCGCTCTACGAGGCGGCATATCAAGCGAGGAAATCGAGAAACTTGGGCCCGAAAACGCGGCCTTGCTGCTGGCCAAGCCTAGCTTCGCTACCGGCAAAAACGTTTATTGGCTCTCCAAATCAGGGCGCCTAGATGAAATCGCCTCCCAGCTTTATTCCAAACTGAGGGAAATCGATGAATCTGGCTACTCGAGCATCATAGCAGAGGAAGCTCCCGAACTCGGCCTGGGACTGGCAATCAATGACCGCCTTCGCCGCGCGTCTTTTCAGTAG
- the rpsR gene encoding 30S ribosomal protein S18, whose product MSTEKKSQSLTPQELDFHHAHILARYVTETGKIIPAKMNRINAKQQRKITKAIKRARNLRLMK is encoded by the coding sequence ATGAGCACAGAGAAAAAATCACAGAGCCTCACGCCACAAGAGCTGGACTTCCACCATGCTCACATCCTCGCTCGCTACGTCACCGAGACTGGCAAGATCATCCCTGCCAAGATGAATCGCATCAACGCGAAGCAGCAGCGTAAGATCACCAAGGCAATCAAGCGCGCCCGCAACTTGCGCTTGATGAAGTAG
- a CDS encoding tyrosine-type recombinase/integrase, with product MVAKRRNDGLREEEYPKNSGILIREVPNKRDGLVFNISFKVTVPAKLTGAGRIRRNFKKREDAKLFAAEAFRAKKARGDSFFSLDSQLQNEVAALVPVLEESGQTLEGLRQLLKVAKGSTAKFSEVASGLDKLQERGLEFVDVVPFALAHLSPVHMHRSLSFVVEEMIALKESRPNEGKLADPSLEDFVYRARRMARELGEDMDIALVSRDNIFNWIKGLGLSARSNENYVRIAVSVFNHALIEGYVKHSPTHGLIGERRKALVGTKEGKGKGKVGILQVEQAQHLLEIARKEKQLGLLGFVTLSLFCGIRSEEAKQLDWSNVDLSEEMAIVTVPKDIAKKRRIRHVDIPPNGVEWLSLCHQDSGPIVEYRDKNHFDRKFRKLRYKAGFSHRKGGKEVSHWIKNGMRHSYGSYHFDKFGDSIKTSIQMGHPTNDDLLFANYRELVKRGEGNRFFSLRPQ from the coding sequence ATGGTTGCAAAGAGAAGAAATGACGGCTTGCGTGAAGAGGAGTACCCCAAAAATTCAGGAATTCTCATCAGGGAGGTCCCAAACAAGCGTGATGGGCTGGTTTTCAATATTTCTTTTAAGGTTACCGTACCGGCCAAGCTGACTGGTGCTGGTCGCATCAGGCGAAACTTTAAGAAACGCGAGGATGCTAAGTTGTTTGCTGCGGAAGCATTCCGGGCTAAAAAGGCTCGTGGAGACTCGTTCTTCTCGCTCGATTCGCAGCTGCAGAACGAGGTTGCAGCCCTCGTTCCCGTGCTTGAGGAGTCAGGTCAGACACTGGAAGGGCTTCGGCAGCTGCTGAAAGTTGCTAAAGGATCGACTGCAAAGTTTTCCGAGGTGGCAAGTGGACTTGATAAGCTTCAGGAGCGAGGACTTGAGTTTGTTGATGTTGTCCCATTTGCATTGGCACACCTGTCTCCGGTTCACATGCATCGTTCTCTCTCCTTTGTCGTGGAGGAGATGATCGCGCTCAAGGAGTCCCGTCCAAATGAAGGCAAATTGGCGGATCCCTCTTTAGAGGATTTCGTGTACCGGGCTCGAAGGATGGCTCGGGAATTGGGTGAGGATATGGACATAGCGCTCGTCTCCAGAGACAATATCTTTAACTGGATCAAGGGGCTAGGCCTTTCCGCCAGAAGCAATGAAAATTACGTCAGGATCGCGGTTTCTGTGTTCAATCACGCTTTAATCGAAGGGTATGTTAAACACTCGCCGACGCATGGCTTGATTGGAGAGCGTCGCAAAGCTCTCGTAGGCACGAAAGAGGGTAAAGGAAAGGGCAAAGTCGGTATTTTGCAGGTCGAGCAAGCTCAACACCTTCTTGAAATTGCGAGAAAGGAGAAGCAATTGGGGCTTTTGGGATTCGTCACCCTTTCGCTCTTTTGTGGAATTCGCTCTGAAGAGGCTAAACAGTTAGACTGGTCGAATGTCGATTTATCCGAGGAAATGGCGATTGTTACCGTGCCTAAAGACATTGCTAAAAAGCGACGCATTAGGCATGTTGATATCCCGCCTAATGGGGTCGAATGGCTCAGTCTCTGTCACCAAGACTCGGGTCCTATCGTGGAATATCGAGATAAGAACCATTTCGATAGGAAGTTTCGAAAACTTCGGTATAAGGCCGGTTTTTCGCACAGGAAGGGCGGTAAGGAGGTGTCGCACTGGATAAAAAACGGGATGAGACATTCGTACGGTAGTTACCATTTCGATAAATTCGGAGACTCTATAAAGACTTCCATCCAAATGGGGCATCCGACAAATGATGACCTGCTATTTGCCAATTATCGGGAACTAGTAAAGAGGGGCGAGGGCAATCGATTCTTCAGTCTTAGACCTCAGTAG
- a CDS encoding helix-turn-helix domain-containing protein: MSVTEAAIYIGISERTLRSLISKEVIVYKRILGNSDGRGRIIIRREDLDRYMQTDAA, from the coding sequence ATGTCTGTAACTGAAGCGGCTATATATATCGGAATTTCTGAGAGAACGCTTCGAAGTCTTATTTCAAAGGAAGTGATAGTGTATAAGAGGATCCTTGGGAACAGTGACGGACGAGGTCGAATCATTATTCGACGAGAGGATCTAGATCGATATATGCAAACTGATGCAGCGTAG
- a CDS encoding M48 family metallopeptidase, whose product MAKTISKVQTTDRDFSLRYGKEFIRFQRVSSNSKKAKATIKVHPDGTVFAHANDAASDSEVLDAVRKKARWIAKQRRYFAELEHGIRTRKFVSGESHFYLGRRYLLKVFVDREKSPKVRFYRGKIEVFVDEKSSEKVAGLLQNWYRERARIVLSDCLDEMTKRALWVRRTPSLRLRKMSKQWGNCSPNGVLTLNENLVKAPRECIEYVVLHELAHHAEHNHSKRFYRLLDQALPDWRASKTRLDSLGPAILER is encoded by the coding sequence ATGGCGAAAACGATCTCGAAAGTTCAAACTACCGATCGCGATTTCAGTCTCCGATACGGTAAGGAATTCATCAGATTCCAACGTGTCAGCAGCAATTCAAAAAAGGCGAAAGCGACCATCAAGGTTCACCCTGACGGGACTGTTTTCGCCCACGCAAATGACGCCGCGAGCGACTCCGAAGTGCTCGACGCAGTACGAAAAAAAGCACGCTGGATAGCCAAACAGCGTAGGTATTTCGCAGAGCTAGAACACGGCATTCGAACAAGAAAATTCGTCAGCGGAGAGAGTCATTTCTATCTCGGCAGACGATACCTGCTGAAGGTTTTTGTCGATCGAGAGAAAAGTCCCAAAGTTCGTTTCTATCGTGGGAAGATCGAAGTTTTTGTTGACGAAAAGTCTTCCGAAAAAGTCGCGGGACTTCTCCAGAATTGGTATCGTGAAAGAGCTCGTATCGTGCTTTCCGACTGCCTCGATGAGATGACGAAGCGAGCTCTTTGGGTTCGTAGAACGCCGTCTCTTCGCCTCCGAAAGATGTCCAAACAATGGGGTAACTGCTCGCCCAATGGCGTCCTAACGCTGAACGAAAACCTAGTCAAAGCCCCTCGCGAATGTATCGAGTACGTCGTACTTCACGAGCTTGCCCACCACGCTGAACACAATCACAGCAAGCGTTTCTACCGTCTGCTTGACCAGGCCCTGCCAGATTGGAGAGCTTCGAAAACCCGCCTCGATTCTCTCGGCCCGGCGATCCTAGAACGCTGA